The genomic DNA AGAATATTCTCTTAGATTCTCAGGTGAGTCCAATTCGACACATTTCTTTCTGTAAACTTCAACTCCTCcaaatttttttgtatttatcattgtaaatatatttattttactgaaaTGTAAATATAGTATACGGTTGGTTGTGTGCAGGGTCATGTGGTGCTGACAGATTTTGGGCTGTGCAAAGAAGGTGTAGAGCCGGAGGGAACCACCTCGACTTTCTGTGGGACTCCAGAAGTAAGTCAaaaatgtacatactgtatgaacGGGAAACGCACATTAAATGAGTTATCTATCATACTGTGTCATACGTGCCTTCATTTTCGAGGTGTAGAGGGCTGAGAATTACatcaatatattatatataacatcACTTGTAGGAAAAGAATTAGCCCAtaccctctttttctctgtctgcagTACTTGGCTCCAGAGGTTCTTCGAAAGGAAGCCTATGACAGGACAGTGGACTGGTGGTGCCTGGGAGCAGTGATCTATGAGATGATCTACAGCCtggtatgtgtgtttctgtgaggCTGATTTGTATGTGATTCCTTTTGGAAGCATCTGTGTGTTGactaaaatacagtatatcttgTGTGGAAGGAGGGTGGCGCTAAAGGAAACCTTATGGAGTGTCCAAAATAGAACGGGTTCAGGCTCAGGGGAACACAAACAAGTGCAGTACATTTCATGGTAATGTGCGCAtcacattttgatatttttaatgtgcaaGTAGTGCTAAAGAAAAGGCTGAGCATCTCTAAAATATTAGGATTTATCCTCTTGGGACCTCAAATCCACAGAAAGATTTCATAGAAAATTGGCCTCGTTGTAGCCATGCAAGCAGGTCAGTCGGGCCACCACCTTTGTCGAGACGGAGCTATTGAATGGATTGCCGTGAAATTGGGTTcacacattcatgttcccctcagAATGAATTGTAATCACCTGGTGATCCTTAAACATTTCCTCTatcgccatcatcaggtcaaaatagTTATTTATACAAAATGTATCAGATTCCCATCAGCTGTACTTGTGTTTGGTAATGAGCCAATGTTATCATACTTACACTAAATTAGGATGCCAAACATTGTAGATATGACTGTATCTGCTAAATATCAACATGTTAGCATACTGATGTTGACATTCAGCTCAAAGTACCATAACTATGTACAGTCTTACAGAGCCGCTAGCTTGTCTGAAGACTCTTGTTTACACATATAAAATATAACTATTTTACTATGTACAAATTTGTATAGGCATTTGTAAAACAACTTCCCTCCTTCTACTGCCTTACACATCTGAAATGTAACCTGTCAGAGTTATACGTTGTAGTTAACTCTATGGAGCCATGGTCTTAAGGAATACAAATGGTTTCATTTTATACTCATGATGTTTGTACCCATCCCTCCGCTTCAGCCTCCTTTCTACAGCCGTGACATCGGTGAAATGTATGACGGGATCCTTCACAAACCCCTGCCACTGCCCCCGGGAAAGTCTGATGCTGTCTGCTCTCTGCTGGtgggtcttctgcagaaggaccAGCACAGACGCCTCGGGGCCATCGCCGACTTTGTGAGTGTCTTTCAACCGTTGCCACACGTTAAAACAGATGGTTTGCCAGACAAGATATAAGCCTAGTCTTAGACGAAGGAGGATCAAAGGACTACTGCATTAAGTGTTGCTTTATTCAAGGACTAGGCTCATTCCATGTTTAGGAAACTAGCCTGGAACAGtataagacatttttaaaggggttTGGACCTTTTTTGAGAACAGATCTGCACCCTGTCCCTCTGAGAAAATTTACCAAGATGACATCACCTCTATACTTTCTTTTCCATAGTTTAAAACAACCGCATAATAATTGCACAAATCTCCATTGGATTGCCCGTTTGTTCTAATAAATGTGTCTTAatttttaataatgaaaaaaaaaaagtgatttaatgGAACAATCCCGGTTTTACTATATTCAGTACATGTataacttttctttctttattttatagttAGAAATAAAGAACCACATCTTTTTCTCTCCAATCAACTGGGACGACCTTGACCATAAGAGAATCACTCCTCCTTACAACCCGAATGTGGTGAGTTGTTTCCGGCTGTGAACTGTGACTGCTTGTGTCTTTACATATTAAgtctgtccctgtgtgtgcctgcctagaaaaacaatcatttacctACCCTTCAGGTTTTTTCACCTTCAACACATTTTCCAGTGACATCAGCCAACAACAACCTCTTGTATCATTTTCTCAATCTCAGTCCCTTTTACATATGTTCTTAAATGCCTTTATTCTCTCTTTCAGATAAACAGGTGACAAAGGTTCACCAGTTCAACCTGTTTGTAAGGCTTTATATTGTTTAATCACAATTTAATCCAAGCtaatttttttgacttttggactttttttaaatatttttttaaaatcatctcAAATCGTTCCTCACCTCTtatgatgtttgtcataaaaGCCCAATAGAGGCATGGTTACGGTTTGGACATCTTCTGCAGTGCTTTGCCTTTAATTATCTGTCAGTAGCATTGTTTGATATTTTGTAGCTGGAAATCTTTTCTTTGTCGTTCAGCCATAGTGGTTACTAATCATCACTGCATAAGTaaacaagaaaatgtattttctttgttaGTTCTTTTAGAAAACCAAAGAAACATCCCTTAAATGAGAATTCTTCTTGGGGGCGACCTTGCTTTGTGTTTTGAGAGCAACTGGCTCTGTTATTCGTAGTACCATGGCAACAGAAAAGATttgctcctgattggctgacaAGTTTCTAttaatagaaaattaaaaacctGTCAGCGGAAACTTCAACTCCACCTCATCCATtatttgatatactgtataaggACAACTTGTCACACATTACCACTTATATAGATTGTTTCATCTTTCAGAGAGGCCCAGCTGACACTCAGCATATCGATCCAGAGTTCACCAGAGAAGTGGTTCCTAACTCGGTGAGTCGGACCCCGGAGCTCAACACCAGCAGCAACAACGCCTTCAATGGGTTCTCCTTTGTCGCCACCGAGGACAGCTTTCTGTGAGGCAGGACTTAACTGTTCAAATGTTTAAACAGGGTGATTGATTTTATGGAGTGATGACACCTTTCTGAGTCACATGAAAATAAGTACTCTACGTGTAACATTGTAGGAATTCCATGTGGTACCTCCTGTTTGACTACTGTAGGGATTCTCTCTTCAGGGTTTAGCAGAAAAAGGAGCCCACCTGCAATGGAgacatttaatattaaaatataaaaccttttttgcCTTGAAGTCCCAGGACTATTCTTAGAGAGATAGCGAAGTTTGACATGAACGTGTTACCAAATATACAGGGCTCGCAAGAAGTAGGAGCACCTTTAAGATGCAATGCAAATGAATGATTTTTATTCCATTAATTTGCAATGGAATGACTGGTGtgtttaacaattattttataTACAGACATTATCATATTGCGTTGGTACAGTCAGACTTAGGGCTCTATTTTCCTAAAATAGGGTGCAGATGCAAACGCAAGCAATATCTCAAAATGGGCATGACCAGAAAATCTTTTGCAATTTTGGTGACCACAGGCATTGGTGCAAACCAGGTGTAACCAGACAGCTGATGCGTACTGGTGCAGCTTCTGAAATATCAATGCGACTTTAGGAGACTCTGGGAACCACAAGTAATGCTGCATTCTGGGAGCTCAGTGCTCTAGAGGGGCATTAGGGTAATATGAGCTCTTTGGTCTATAACAGTGCCTGTCTattaagagctttgtaggtcaggtgaaggattttaaattcaattctggattttacagggaGCTGGTGCAGTGAATCTCATACGGGAGAAATATgatttctttttctagtttttgtcagTAGCTTATACACGCTGCACCATTCTGGATCAGCttgagagtcttaagggacttgttcaagcaacctgataataaggAATTACAATACTCCAGACTAGTTTTTGCAATATTAAGCAAGTGAAAAAGGCACTGCTtgaagtttgttttatttaggcATTAAAGAATATATCCTCCAAGCAAGAGAGAGAAGCCATCGCTAAATACTAAGCTAAAGTTGCTAACAGAATCTCTCACTCCTTACAGTACTGGTCTTGTTCGTTTATGGCAAGTATGTTAACATGGCAAAATTATTTTGCAGACGATGCACCGATGATAGAAAATGCTTCATGTagcacctttttaaaatgtcagtcAACTACACCACTGTGTGCACAGTATGGCTGTTTATTCTGTGGACtgtggttttttgttttgtaactgGGAAACTGGGGAAATATTATTTTAGCTTGTAGGTAGCAGACAGTGAATGTCAATGTTATATGGAAACTACTGTATGTAACAtctgtaaatatacagtagtaGCTTTGCAGTATGTACTGTAGTAATGTGATTATATCAATGTAAACTATAAAATGCCTCTCTGTCTTGGAAAAGAAGTTGGTGATTGATGGTGCTTGGCGTTTGCACTAATGAGTGATACACTTGTACatctgatattttatttttattatctcaTTTATATGTATACCTAAAGTCTTGTTTGTAAATCTGATATTAAAGAAGCTCTTCTCTTTCAATTTCTAAAAAATAGTGTGCTCCTATTGaccttaaaaaaactaaattggcCAACCAGGAAATACAGCTTCATTTTCTTCTACATGGTCTTAAGTCACGCAGACTAATGCTGCTCTGGTCCTCCTTGTTCCCCGTTTGTAACCCTGCATGTCAAGCTGTTGGTCCCTGACTGATTCTGTAAACAGAGGCTGatgggtcgtgtgtgtgtgcgcgcatgaatgtgtgcgtgcgtactggggtgtgtgtgttttgtgtgtgtgtgtatatatagtgttcATAATTCAAACATCCGtcaaaacatttacatgttCTTTTAGATAAGCCATTAAACATGTTTGCATAacagaaacattgtttttggttattaACTAATCAGTGACCAGTGTAGTAAATGTACATGTTATCAAAAATCTCTTCACCGATGGTCACGATGACCGGATTGAACATTGCTGAAATTAGTGTGTCCTTCCTTCCTTGGgttgtatttttaaatggaCTTTGAGTCTAACAATAAAACTATTATCATCACCATTACAGATAAACTATGACGTTACATGGTGAATGTAGATGAGTGTATTAAGCAAATATTGCTTAACATACCTACTGAGATGAAGTGCATGCGGCATCATAAACACAACAGTTCAGTTAAGCaagtggtggaaagtaattaagtaagtacatttactcaagtactgtacttaggAACTGTTGAGATGTACTTTGACTTCATTTGAATACTTCCATACTTCTACTATataatttatgtttattttatatatatgtgtgtgtgtgtgtgtgtgtgtgtgtttcatagaaacacaaacaacttCTAAAACAGTGTTTGTTATTGTCTAGTAATGAGtccttaatgttttattttcttataaaaagtgaaaatcTGCCCATGTAGCTTTCACAATTTCACAGTTttgtcgtaaaccgtttaaatctgagcatgcgcaactaacatctgcactcgaccagagccGGGCTCTGGTCTATGGCGCTGGTCTATGGCGCTGGtggagtgcagatgtgagttgcgcatgctcagatttaaacggtttacgacataactcATACTGAAGTTTGTGAAATccccaaaattaataaacttttcttattacaaacaataacagaagatgggaatcatttcaaaactgttttagctatctatgattgtttgactgctaacgttagcgcaaaacgccattccagtgactgccttttgttgtgtttgattgctagcttgtagctaagctagcagtcatttcacaaacgttttagctatctatgattgtttgatagCTAaggttagctcaaaacgccctTCCACTGACAGccgttgttgtgtttgatgctaacgtttAGCCAGCAGTAAAcgaacttcgttaagtaggtccatttttgcTGTGTTAACATTACAGAAGTCactcgttagcatcttatatgctacttgtcgcaaagtgacgcatgcgcgactcaaatctttttttatttgtttatttttattgtttatgttttatttggtttttatCGTTATTTGTTCAAATATAGGACTGAAATTTAGGTTATAGgttgtattttccattttttaatttattatttacctGTTTAACTTGAATATAGGTTTTTCATTCTTATCAATGATAACAAACAGGTATGTATTTGTATTCTTCACAGGGATTCCCTCTTCTTTGGATAGGTCACATTCCTTAAgtagtagtaaaacagatttactcaaattaattttaaaacctaacaCATCAGAGAATTCCTTAATACGACTAATTGCTTTTAACACTTCATATCTGTTAGCTAGAAAATTGTTGTATCATCTGCTAGTTGGGATCATTTAAACTCTCTACCTAAGGAAATTATACTTTGGAAACTACCTTTTTAAGATGTATAGCCATAATTTGTGTAACAAGNNNNNNNNNNAATGGGCTAAGTGGACAACCTTGTCTTAGGCCGCGACCCATATCAAATCTAGGAGTTGTACCATGAGCCAAGTAAATTGAACGGTTGCAACCCGTATATGACGTTTTGACAGTTAATTAAATTGCTTGCGCGACTgaaatctgcactctcctcacgTTGGGCGATGACACTCGAGTCACTCGACTCGCATCGGGTATTACGCATTATGCCGTTAACCGTTTGCGCCATCCCATGCGCGACTTAATATGCACTCTCCACACAATTGACTGTCTATGGGTAACACCCAACACCCATAGACAAGACTGTGGTTAAGGTTGTCCATCCAGTTAAAGAAGTAACACCCACACCGCCTTGGCTTtgacgctccatattcatgcgccatcttgaaatacgttagccggtaagg from Etheostoma spectabile isolate EspeVRDwgs_2016 chromosome 7, UIUC_Espe_1.0, whole genome shotgun sequence includes the following:
- the LOC116692775 gene encoding serine/threonine-protein kinase Sgk2 isoform X1, whose amino-acid sequence is MAMAHCNLRSPSSSPRDDVNLGASANPNARPTDFDFLTVIGKGTFGKVLLAKLKADNKFYAVKVLQKKVILKKKEQKNIMAERNVLLKSLKHPFLVRLHYSFQTPEKLYFVLDYVNGGELFFHLQRERCFSEPRARFYSAEVASAIGYLHSLNIVYRDLKPENILLDSQGHVVLTDFGLCKEGVEPEGTTSTFCGTPEYLAPEVLRKEAYDRTVDWWCLGAVIYEMIYSLPPFYSRDIGEMYDGILHKPLPLPPGKSDAVCSLLVGLLQKDQHRRLGAIADFLEIKNHIFFSPINWDDLDHKRITPPYNPNVRGPADTQHIDPEFTREVVPNSVSRTPELNTSSNNAFNGFSFVATEDSFL